One genomic region from Yersinia canariae encodes:
- the mgtA gene encoding magnesium-translocating P-type ATPase, with protein MTKFQKTGTGRSNNKNKPFTIALEAKNSLDQTLSKLNANLNGLTEEDAKERLELYGINEVAHEKAPPALIQLLAAFNNPFIFVLMILAAISFVTDYWLPLQRGEETDLVGVSIIVTMVLISGLLRFWQEYRTNKAAEALKSMVRTTATVLRRSSHSAQPAKQEIAIKQLVPGDIILLSAGDMIPADLRLIKSRDLFISQAILTGEAIPIEKYDAMGSIASKSVDADASSESELLELSNICLMGTNVASGTAMAVVVATGGNTYFGSLAKSIVGNRAQTAFDRGVNSVSWLLIRFMLVMVPIVLLINGFTKGDWSEAALFALAVAVGLTPEMLPMIVSSNLAKGAIAMSRRKVVVKRLNAIQNFGAMDVLCTDKTGTLTQDRIILEHHIDARGSSDSKILQLAWLNSFHQSGMRNLMDQAVIKFSRGKPEIDALRSFNKVDELPFDFIRRRLSIVVKDEQQQQKLICKGAVEEMLSICTHVREGDEIYLLDAARRASLLALATQYNEDGFRVLLLATRELGAKISELPLNIDDERELVVEGLLTFLDPPKESAEAAIAALRENGVAVKVLTGDNPIITAKICRDVGLDPGEPLSGLDIEKMDDETLAREVELRTVFTKLTPLQKSRVLKMLQSNGHTVGFLGDGINDAPALRDADVGISVDTGTDIAKESADIILLEKNLMVLEEGVIKGRETFGNIIKYLNMTASSNFGNVFSVLVASAFIPFLPMLAIHLLLQNLMYDISQLSLPWDKMDKEFLRKPRKWDAKNIGRFMLWIGPTSSIFDITTFALMWFVFAANSVEHQALFQSGWFIEGLLSQTLVVHMLRTQKIPFIQSTAALPVLLTTGVIMAIGIYIPFSPLGALVGLQPLPWQYFPWLAGTLISYCVVAQLMKQFYIRRFGKWF; from the coding sequence ATGACCAAATTTCAAAAGACAGGTACGGGCCGCAGCAATAATAAGAATAAACCTTTTACTATTGCTTTAGAGGCTAAAAATAGCTTGGATCAAACATTATCCAAGCTGAATGCTAACTTGAACGGGTTGACAGAGGAAGACGCCAAAGAACGGTTGGAATTATACGGTATCAATGAAGTTGCTCATGAGAAAGCACCACCGGCACTGATTCAATTACTGGCAGCATTCAATAATCCTTTTATTTTTGTTTTAATGATTTTAGCGGCAATCAGTTTTGTGACTGATTATTGGTTGCCATTGCAACGTGGTGAAGAAACTGATCTTGTTGGCGTTAGCATTATTGTCACGATGGTCTTGATCAGTGGGTTATTGCGTTTTTGGCAGGAATATCGCACCAATAAAGCCGCAGAAGCGCTGAAGTCAATGGTTCGTACGACGGCGACGGTGCTGCGCCGCAGTAGCCACAGTGCTCAGCCTGCCAAACAGGAAATTGCAATTAAGCAATTGGTGCCGGGCGATATCATTTTATTATCCGCTGGAGATATGATTCCGGCAGATTTGCGACTGATTAAATCCAGAGATTTATTTATCAGCCAGGCAATTCTGACGGGGGAGGCCATACCCATTGAGAAATATGATGCAATGGGGTCGATTGCATCAAAATCCGTGGATGCTGATGCCAGCAGCGAGAGCGAATTACTTGAATTATCTAACATTTGTCTGATGGGGACAAACGTTGCCAGCGGAACAGCAATGGCGGTCGTTGTCGCCACTGGTGGGAATACTTATTTCGGGTCTCTTGCTAAGTCCATTGTGGGCAATCGAGCTCAAACCGCCTTTGATCGGGGGGTTAACAGTGTTAGCTGGTTATTGATCCGCTTTATGTTGGTAATGGTACCTATTGTATTGCTGATTAATGGTTTCACTAAAGGAGACTGGAGTGAGGCGGCGCTATTTGCATTAGCGGTGGCGGTTGGGTTGACGCCAGAGATGTTACCGATGATTGTCAGCTCAAATCTGGCTAAAGGCGCGATTGCCATGTCGCGGCGCAAAGTTGTCGTCAAACGTTTGAATGCAATACAAAATTTTGGTGCGATGGATGTGCTATGCACGGATAAAACGGGGACGTTAACACAAGACCGCATTATTCTTGAGCACCATATAGATGCTCGTGGCAGCAGTGACAGTAAAATATTGCAACTGGCATGGCTCAATAGTTTCCATCAAAGCGGCATGCGTAATTTGATGGATCAGGCTGTTATCAAATTCAGCCGTGGTAAGCCCGAAATTGATGCCTTGCGCAGTTTTAATAAGGTTGATGAATTACCATTTGATTTCATTCGCCGTCGTTTGTCGATTGTGGTGAAAGATGAGCAGCAACAGCAGAAACTGATCTGCAAAGGTGCTGTGGAAGAGATGCTGAGCATTTGTACCCATGTGCGCGAAGGCGATGAAATCTATCTGTTGGATGCAGCCCGCCGCGCCTCATTACTGGCCTTAGCCACGCAATACAATGAAGATGGTTTTCGCGTTCTGCTGTTGGCAACTCGTGAGTTGGGGGCCAAAATCAGCGAATTGCCTTTAAATATTGACGATGAGCGCGAGTTAGTTGTTGAGGGATTACTGACCTTCCTGGACCCCCCGAAAGAGAGTGCGGAGGCCGCGATTGCCGCGCTGCGGGAAAACGGCGTTGCTGTAAAAGTATTAACCGGTGATAACCCGATTATTACGGCTAAAATCTGTCGCGATGTTGGGCTGGATCCTGGCGAACCGCTGAGCGGCCTTGATATCGAGAAGATGGATGACGAAACACTGGCGCGAGAAGTGGAATTGCGCACGGTGTTCACCAAACTGACTCCGTTACAAAAATCACGTGTTCTGAAAATGCTGCAAAGCAACGGCCATACCGTCGGTTTTCTCGGGGATGGTATTAATGATGCACCTGCATTGCGTGATGCTGATGTGGGGATCTCCGTGGACACGGGCACTGATATAGCTAAAGAGTCTGCTGACATCATTTTGCTTGAAAAGAATTTAATGGTGTTGGAAGAGGGGGTAATCAAAGGGCGCGAAACTTTCGGTAATATCATTAAATACTTGAATATGACAGCCAGTTCTAACTTCGGTAATGTATTCTCAGTGTTAGTTGCTAGTGCATTTATTCCGTTCTTACCGATGCTTGCCATTCACTTACTGTTGCAAAACCTGATGTATGACATCTCCCAGCTCTCTCTGCCGTGGGATAAAATGGATAAAGAGTTTTTACGGAAACCACGGAAGTGGGATGCTAAAAATATTGGCCGTTTTATGCTGTGGATTGGGCCTACGTCGTCAATCTTTGATATTACAACGTTTGCATTGATGTGGTTTGTTTTTGCGGCCAACAGTGTTGAGCATCAGGCTTTGTTCCAATCAGGTTGGTTTATTGAAGGTTTGCTGTCACAGACACTGGTTGTTCATATGTTACGCACGCAAAAAATTCCGTTTATTCAAAGTACTGCGGCGCTACCCGTGCTATTAACCACTGGGGTGATTATGGCGATAGGTATTTATATTCCATTCTCTCCATTAGGGGCATTAGTCGGATTGCAGCCGTTGCCATGGCAATATTTCCCATGGTTAGCCGGCACATTGATAAGCTACTGTGTTGTTGCCCAATTGATGAAGCAGTTTTATATCCGCCGCTTTGGCAAATGGTTCTAA
- a CDS encoding MgtC family protein: MALTPFVVNLLLAMCLGALIGAERQWRQRMAGLRTNALVATGAAVFILSSYATSPDSPGRIAAQVVSGIGFLGAGVIMREGMNIRGLNTAATLWCSAGIGVLCGLGLYWNAVAATAVILCANILLREAAQRINMQPQQQAVDLEVRYRIQVTCGAEDEILVRTLILQALNGVALRLQSLCSADIAKPGQLEVCAEIMATPAAQKEIEGIVCRVSLERSVSAIHWRIASELPV; encoded by the coding sequence ATGGCATTAACTCCTTTTGTCGTAAATTTATTACTGGCGATGTGTCTGGGCGCACTAATTGGGGCCGAAAGACAATGGCGTCAGCGTATGGCCGGTTTACGGACCAATGCATTAGTGGCGACGGGCGCGGCCGTCTTTATTCTTAGTTCTTATGCTACATCACCTGATAGTCCGGGCCGTATTGCGGCTCAAGTGGTCTCAGGAATTGGTTTCTTGGGTGCTGGCGTTATCATGCGCGAAGGCATGAATATCCGAGGCTTAAATACGGCAGCGACCTTGTGGTGTTCTGCGGGAATTGGCGTGCTTTGTGGCTTGGGATTATATTGGAATGCCGTGGCGGCAACCGCCGTTATTCTATGTGCCAATATATTGCTACGCGAGGCTGCACAACGTATTAATATGCAACCGCAACAACAAGCCGTTGATTTAGAAGTGCGTTACCGCATTCAGGTCACTTGCGGTGCAGAAGATGAAATATTGGTCCGCACGCTAATTCTACAGGCGCTTAATGGTGTGGCATTACGGTTGCAATCATTATGCAGCGCTGATATTGCAAAACCCGGTCAATTGGAAGTTTGCGCTGAAATAATGGCAACGCCAGCAGCGCAAAAAGAAATTGAAGGTATTGTTTGCCGAGTTAGTTTAGAGCGGAGTGTCAGTGCTATTCATTGGCGGATTGCATCTGAATTACCGGTATAA
- a CDS encoding methyl-accepting chemotaxis protein, protein MKRGSTHKPLDMKITPEHNKDTKVLFVNNMRLVTLFIAILAGILLLFAAAIGTSGYFLKQSNQSLEEATQELDIRLGLSNSSNHLRTARLILIQAASSARIGDATGYQQGLKNAEDRISQSQQMFNLYYNRPIKSETDTALDAPLKKAYEQYRDDGMKLMLEATKEGHFEEVISLEAEKLNQLDDDYNEPLLKAVKYRTERANQINQSAQQEARLGYMLMGGAFILAILLTLIAFLVISKVIIKPINWLVERIQRIAQGDLTQSSVSFGRNEIGVLGNNIQQMQDSLSSTVEAVRSSAESIYQGSSEIALGNTDLSARTEQQAASLEQTAASMEQLTATVKQNAENAHHASQLAANASGKAAQGGDIVNDVVSTMDKISLSSMKIAEITNVINSIAFQTNILALNAAVEAARAGEQGRGFAVVASEVRNLAQRSADAAKEIESLIEASVDLIGDGSILVSDAGKAMNEIVTAVTHVTDIMGEIASASDEQSRGISQVAQAVSEMDNVTQQNASLVQEASAAAASLEQQAEILTQAVAVFHLRGRNPAPALKTPATTPTSQNKTGGNKKPTDDSLNWETF, encoded by the coding sequence ATGAAACGTGGAAGTACGCATAAGCCATTGGATATGAAAATAACGCCAGAACACAATAAAGATACGAAAGTATTATTTGTTAATAATATGCGTCTGGTCACTTTGTTTATTGCCATATTGGCGGGAATACTGCTTTTATTTGCAGCGGCAATTGGTACATCTGGCTACTTCTTAAAACAAAGTAACCAATCGCTGGAAGAAGCGACTCAAGAACTGGATATCCGTCTAGGCCTGTCTAACAGCTCAAACCATTTGCGTACTGCGCGCCTTATTTTGATTCAAGCAGCATCATCAGCGCGTATTGGTGATGCTACAGGTTACCAGCAAGGGTTGAAAAATGCAGAAGATCGTATTTCTCAATCGCAACAAATGTTTAACCTCTACTATAACCGCCCCATTAAATCCGAAACTGACACAGCTTTAGATGCCCCCCTGAAAAAAGCTTATGAGCAGTATCGCGACGACGGAATGAAACTCATGCTAGAAGCGACCAAAGAGGGGCATTTTGAAGAAGTTATCTCCTTGGAAGCAGAAAAACTGAATCAGTTAGATGATGACTATAACGAGCCTCTACTGAAAGCGGTTAAATATCGTACAGAACGCGCCAACCAAATTAATCAGTCCGCTCAGCAAGAAGCTCGTCTTGGTTACATGCTGATGGGGGGAGCCTTTATTCTGGCTATTTTACTGACATTAATCGCTTTTTTAGTGATAAGCAAAGTCATTATCAAGCCGATTAACTGGCTGGTAGAGCGAATTCAGCGCATTGCCCAAGGGGATTTAACCCAAAGTTCGGTCTCATTTGGCCGCAATGAAATTGGTGTATTAGGGAATAATATTCAGCAAATGCAGGATTCACTATCCTCTACTGTTGAAGCAGTCCGCAGCAGTGCCGAATCTATCTATCAAGGTTCCAGCGAAATCGCACTGGGCAATACAGATCTTTCGGCAAGAACCGAACAACAAGCAGCATCACTTGAGCAAACAGCGGCCAGCATGGAACAGCTGACTGCAACTGTTAAGCAGAATGCGGAAAATGCCCATCATGCCAGTCAATTGGCAGCTAACGCATCAGGTAAGGCTGCCCAAGGTGGTGATATCGTAAATGATGTTGTCAGCACTATGGATAAAATATCCCTTAGCTCAATGAAAATTGCTGAAATTACAAATGTAATTAATAGCATAGCTTTCCAAACCAATATTTTAGCATTGAATGCGGCGGTGGAAGCCGCCCGTGCCGGTGAACAAGGCCGAGGGTTTGCTGTCGTCGCCAGTGAAGTTCGTAATCTGGCACAACGCAGTGCTGATGCAGCCAAAGAGATAGAATCGCTGATAGAGGCTTCAGTTGACCTTATAGGTGATGGCTCGATTCTGGTCTCAGATGCTGGGAAAGCCATGAATGAGATAGTCACCGCTGTTACGCATGTGACTGATATTATGGGCGAGATTGCATCAGCTTCTGATGAGCAAAGCCGCGGCATCAGTCAGGTTGCACAAGCGGTATCCGAAATGGATAACGTAACACAGCAGAATGCCTCTTTAGTTCAAGAAGCGTCAGCAGCTGCGGCCTCTTTAGAACAGCAGGCCGAAATACTGACCCAAGCAGTTGCGGTATTCCATTTACGTGGGCGTAACCCCGCCCCGGCCCTTAAAACACCCGCCACAACCCCCACAAGCCAGAATAAAACCGGCGGAAATAAGAAGCCTACCGATGACTCGCTAAACTGGGAAACATTCTGA
- the dsrB gene encoding protein DsrB codes for MKVNDRVTVKTDGGPRREGVVLEVEQFSEGVMYLVSLEDYPAGVWFFNEIDSHDGTFVEPLHK; via the coding sequence ATGAAAGTAAATGATCGGGTGACAGTAAAAACTGATGGCGGTCCGCGACGTGAAGGGGTTGTTTTAGAGGTTGAGCAGTTTAGTGAGGGCGTTATGTACTTGGTTTCACTAGAAGATTATCCAGCCGGTGTCTGGTTCTTTAATGAAATTGATAGCCATGATGGCACTTTTGTCGAGCCGCTTCACAAATAG
- the cspE gene encoding transcription antiterminator/RNA stability regulator CspE, with the protein MSNMMKGQVKWFNESKGFGFITPADGSKDVFVHFSAIQDQGFKTLAEGQNVQFSIENGAKGPSAANVTAI; encoded by the coding sequence ATGTCTAACATGATGAAAGGTCAGGTAAAGTGGTTCAACGAGTCTAAAGGCTTCGGTTTCATCACTCCAGCTGATGGCAGCAAAGACGTGTTCGTTCACTTCTCTGCAATCCAAGATCAAGGCTTCAAGACCCTGGCTGAAGGCCAGAACGTACAGTTCTCTATCGAGAACGGTGCTAAAGGTCCGTCTGCAGCAAACGTAACTGCAATCTAA
- a CDS encoding LacI family DNA-binding transcriptional regulator, whose protein sequence is MKPKSATLDDVARQAGVSYQTVSRVLNQAPHVSLKTLNKVELAMAELNYVPNRVAQQLAGKHSLTLGLATTDLSLHAPSQIAAAIKRKARELGYNIVIAMVDDHSEYACQQAINELLAQRVDGILVNVPLKPKRSQKITEQCADTPVLFLDVDPQYGAFSVLFDPKVGAAQGAEHLIALGHQQIVLISGPKDAISAQLRHQGWLEALNNASLMPQAVYYGEWNAQSGYQATRKLIASDTLFSAILVANDQMALGVLRALHEYNVNVPNDVSVIGYDDTADSAYFQPPLTTIRQNFRLLGEESVSRLIVRLHHTIEPPSQSLSLTTELTIRQTTAPFNPARHKNK, encoded by the coding sequence ATGAAACCCAAGTCTGCCACTTTAGATGATGTTGCTCGCCAGGCTGGTGTTTCCTACCAAACCGTATCGCGAGTTTTAAACCAGGCCCCTCATGTCTCGCTTAAGACCCTCAATAAAGTTGAATTGGCAATGGCGGAACTGAACTATGTCCCTAACCGGGTAGCTCAGCAGTTAGCGGGTAAACATAGCCTGACTCTCGGGTTAGCTACCACTGACCTTTCTTTGCATGCCCCGTCGCAAATAGCGGCCGCAATAAAAAGAAAAGCTCGCGAACTGGGGTATAACATCGTTATTGCTATGGTAGATGACCACAGTGAATATGCCTGCCAACAAGCCATAAACGAGCTGCTGGCTCAACGAGTGGACGGGATTTTAGTTAATGTTCCATTGAAGCCAAAGCGCAGCCAGAAAATCACCGAACAATGTGCAGATACTCCAGTCCTTTTTCTCGATGTAGACCCACAATATGGTGCGTTTAGTGTTTTATTTGATCCCAAAGTAGGTGCTGCTCAGGGTGCCGAGCATCTTATAGCATTAGGCCACCAGCAAATTGTGCTGATATCTGGGCCAAAAGACGCTATTTCAGCCCAATTACGCCACCAAGGCTGGTTAGAGGCATTGAATAATGCCTCACTGATGCCACAAGCGGTCTACTATGGAGAATGGAATGCACAAAGTGGCTATCAGGCAACGCGGAAGCTGATTGCCAGTGATACTCTTTTTAGCGCTATTTTAGTTGCTAACGACCAAATGGCCCTGGGCGTACTGCGCGCTTTACATGAATACAATGTCAATGTACCGAACGACGTTTCTGTTATTGGTTACGATGACACCGCAGACAGCGCTTATTTTCAGCCGCCACTGACTACTATCAGGCAAAATTTCAGGTTATTAGGGGAAGAAAGTGTTTCCCGTCTGATAGTTAGATTACACCATACAATTGAGCCACCCTCTCAATCGTTGTCATTAACGACTGAGCTAACAATACGCCAGACGACAGCGCCTTTTAATCCTGCCCGGCACAAAAATAAATAA